A portion of the Esox lucius isolate fEsoLuc1 chromosome 20, fEsoLuc1.pri, whole genome shotgun sequence genome contains these proteins:
- the dcst2 gene encoding DC-STAMP domain-containing protein 2: MEFLRGLCNRFPRCGWSSKTKTSHDPGLRGVVRSFGGFLFGLFLASVYGMTALFLQNQGLWYCVYTTVAIAFFIAFGMGLSIRVRENVMLMMPMLCSMKGKNFLLFLIFSMLVQGPMTNTLENFDRAADSVVCGAELAMNQTQQLMERVATPLLPVLDKIKELTRNAHIVAGRVQNFIKALTESVRHLARSLRNVLHFLGGIGDVCNEKLGTPYSKCNKLFDDARDDCMELLSVFNFLCHIMDGFRPLCGLTRAGQVFCIIPSYIVGHMKTKIAASAFEKMKKEFEFNISASMHFDVKVNSSVSLQQMSQELMKEVSSELGRFQRVMGLLAYLGLFLLLLMYLQAVLYKHKYLHQDDFDNTYITEQFEELDQQLAREGKPTVLPLSQREACTYIRPFSVYLTAREWRVASLSAVSILRHMAIGFVVVALDLMVFWMFDLVHHQAQGDIVARAPVIVVVKVTGTGYASDIFKDVVSSFDILQKVNITVLSKKCLMEPSKPDYSGYMLIGEGAASPQ, translated from the exons ATGGAGTTCTTGAGGGGGCTCTGCAATCG GTTCCCTAGGTGTGGGTGGAGCAGCAAAACCAAGACATCCCATGATCCTGGTCTGCGTGGGGTCGTGCGGAGTTTTGGAGGGTTTTTATTTGGCCTGTTTCTCGCCTCTGTGTATGGGATGACTGCGCTGTTCTTACAGAACCAAGGCCTCTGGTATTGCGTGTACACCACGGTAGCAATAGCGTTCTTCATAGCGTTTGGCATGGGTCTTTCCATCCGCGTGCGAGAAAATGTAATGCTCATGATGCCGATGCTGTGTTCAA TGaagggcaagaactttctcctGTTCCTCATCTTCTCCATGTTGGTCCAGGGTCCCATGACAAATACCTTGGAAAACTTTGACCGTGCAGCCGACAGCGTGGTCTGTGGGGCCGAACTGGCCATGAACCAGACCCAGCAGCTGATGGAGCGGGTAGCTACACCTCTCCTCC CTGTGCTGGACAAGATAAAAGAGTTGACCAGAAATGCACACATTGTGGCCGGGAGGGTACAGAACTTCATCAAGGCCCTGACTGAGTCTGTCCGTCACTTGG CTCGTTCCTTGagaaatgtgttacatttcCTTGGTGGCATTGGCGATGTGTGTAACGAAAAACTGGGCACCCCTTACAGCAAATGTAACAAGTTATTTGATGATGCTCGCGATGACTGCATGGAGCTCTTGTCCGTGTTCAACTTCCTGTGTCACATCATGGATGGGTTTCGCCCCCTCTGTGGGCTCACTCGAG ctggccaggtgttttgtataATCCCTTCTTACATTGTTGGTCACATGAAGACCAAGATAGCTGCCT CGGCATTTGAGAAGATGAAGAAAGAGTTTGAGTTCAACATCTCAGCCTCAATGCACTTTGACGTGAAAGTCAACAGTAGTGTTTCACTGCAGCAGATGTCACAGGAACTCATGAAGGAAGTCTCATCGGAGTTGGGACGTTTCCAGCGCGTTATGGGGCTGCTAGCCTATTTAGGCCTCTTCCTCTTGCTACTTATGTACCTCCA gGCTGTCCTGTACAAACATAAGTACCTCCACCAGGATGACTTTGATAACACTTACATAACAGAACAGTTTGAGGAGCTTGACCAGCAATTGGCTAGAGAAGGAAAACCCACTGTCCTACCACTCAGCCAGCGAGAGGCCTGTACCTATATCAGACCAT TCTCAGTGTACCTGACAGCCAGGGAGTGGCGGGTGGCTTCCCTCAGCGCAGTGTCCATCCTCAGGCACATGGCCATAGGCTTTGTGGTGGTTGCGCTGGACCTGATGGTGTTCTGGATGTTTGACCTGGTGCATCACCAAGCCCAGGGGGACATTGTGGCCAGAG CACCAGTCatagtggtggtaaaggtgaCTGGCACAGGCTATGCTTCAGATATCTTCAAGGACGTAGTGTCTTCCTTTGACATTCTGCAGAAGGTCAACATTACTGTCCTGAGTAAGAAGTGTCTGATGGAGCCTTCAAAGCCGGACTACTCAGGATACATGCTCATAG